Proteins encoded together in one Silvanigrella paludirubra window:
- the lptB gene encoding LPS export ABC transporter ATP-binding protein: protein MNENQLTSSNLIRKFGTRTVVDNVSFFVNSGEVVGLLGPNGAGKTTSFYMTVGLLKPSSGEVTIDGNNITELPIHKRARMGIGYLPQNSSVFRKLSVEDNLRAIMEVWGIPRNKRSQLLEKLIDQFGIGHIRKSLGISLSGGERRRLEIARTLVISPRFLLLDEPFAGIDPVTVAEIQELIKKLVAEENLGVLITDHNVRETLSLCSRAYILAGGKILAEGLPDDVATNEKVKQVYLGENFTF from the coding sequence ATGAATGAAAACCAACTCACTTCCTCAAATTTAATTCGTAAATTTGGCACACGTACGGTTGTGGATAATGTTTCTTTTTTTGTTAATAGTGGTGAAGTTGTAGGATTGCTTGGGCCAAATGGGGCTGGAAAAACAACAAGCTTTTATATGACTGTGGGCTTATTAAAACCAAGCTCAGGGGAAGTAACTATAGATGGAAATAATATTACAGAACTCCCTATTCATAAAAGAGCCCGAATGGGCATTGGTTATCTACCTCAAAATTCAAGTGTATTTAGAAAACTTTCTGTTGAAGACAATTTAAGAGCTATTATGGAAGTTTGGGGAATTCCGAGAAACAAGCGTTCTCAATTACTTGAAAAATTAATTGATCAATTTGGTATAGGACATATCAGAAAAAGTTTAGGAATAAGTCTTTCAGGTGGCGAACGAAGACGTCTTGAAATTGCAAGAACTCTTGTTATTTCTCCTCGATTTTTATTATTAGATGAGCCTTTTGCTGGTATTGACCCAGTTACTGTTGCTGAAATTCAAGAGCTTATTAAAAAACTTGTTGCTGAAGAAAATTTAGGGGTTTTAATCACAGACCACAATGTAAGAGAAACTTTATCTTTATGCAGCCGAGCGTATATATTAGCTGGAGGTAAAATACTTGCAGAAGGTTTACCAGATGACGTCGCAACAAATGAAAAAGTAAAACAAGTTTACTTAGGCGAAAACTTTACTTTTTA